Proteins encoded together in one Quercus lobata isolate SW786 chromosome 3, ValleyOak3.0 Primary Assembly, whole genome shotgun sequence window:
- the LOC115979731 gene encoding formin-like protein 11 — protein MTNSTGLPMNLATPDISSTQDSSQTQCPQTPCNNKQEKQTFESSSDCQKSFKPPPPPPPPPPPCVTYFPSSSQTFPKSSNTPSCIPPPPPPCPPRLKGKNNSTKGPPLPPPPPYVTFFPSSSQTPPKSSKAPSSIPPPPCPPPLSKGKNNSAKGPPPPPSRPPQSTPLGKYAAPLPKLKPFHWDKVKAAPDQPMVWDMLPHSFKLDEEMIESLFGDNLKNSMNSDEAKKKTPPSKHVFEPKRLQNISIVSKALNVTAEEVCKALIQGKGLGLQQLEALVKMVPTKEEEAKLSSYEGDINELESVEKFFKEILEIPFAFLRVEAMLYRETFEDEVVQFRKSFSMLEEACKELRSSRLFLKLLEAVLKTGNRMNVGTSRGGARAFKLDTLLKLAHVKGTDGKTTLLHFVVQEILLSEGIRVSDSIMGVEQSKEDYRRMGLDRVSGLSTELSNVKETATIDLNVLASSVSTLSDGLATLQHLVQKDLCMDEQNGNFVNSMRSFINYAEKILKDLQGEEDRVLTHVKEITEYFHGDVSKHEDNPLRIFVIVREFLGMLDHVCKELRSS, from the exons ATGACCAACTCTACAGGTTTACCAATGAATCTAGCTACCCCAGATATTAGCTCAACCCAAGATTCTTCACAAACCCAATGTCCCCAAACTCCATGCAATAACAAACAGGAGAAACAAACATTTGAATCTTCTTCAGACTGTCAGAAAAGTTTCAAGCCCCCAcctcctccacctccacctccaccccCATGTGTGACATattttccttcttcatctcaAACCTTTCCAAAATCATCAAACACTCCATCTTGTattccaccaccaccaccaccatgtcCACCTcgtttaaaaggaaaaaataactCTACTAAAGGCCCACCCCTTCCTCCTCCACCCCCATATGTGacattttttccttcttcatctcaGACCCCTCCAAAATCATCAAAAGCTCCATCTTCTATTCCACCACCACCATGTCCACCTCCTTtgtcaaaaggaaaaaacaacTCTGCCAAAGGCCCGCCTCCTCCACCATCTCGACCGCCTCAATCTACTCCATTGGGCAAATATGCAGCTCCATTACCAAAATTGAAGCCATTCCACTGGGACAAGGTAAAAGCTGCCCCTGATCAACCTATGGTTTGGGATATGCTGCCACATTCATTTAA GTTAGACGAGGAAATGATTGAATCACTTTTCGGAGACAATTTAAAAAACTCaatgaacagtgatgaagctaAGAAGAAGACTCCTCCAAGCAAGCATGTCTTTGAGCCAAAGAGACTACAAAACATAAGTATAGTGTCAAAAGCCTTGAATGTGACTGCTGAGGAAGTATGTAAAGCACTAATACAAG GGAAAGGTTTGGGTTTGCAACAACTGGAGGCATTGGTGAAGATGGTACCTACCAAAGAAGAAGAGGCTAAGCTCTCTAGCTATGAAGGAGACATTAATGAACTGGAGTCTGTAGAGaagtttttcaaagaaattcTTGAAATACCATTTGCCTTTCTACGAGTTGAAGCCATGCTTTACAGAGAAACTTTTGAAGATGAGGTGGTTCAGTTCAGGAAATCTTTTTCAATGCTAGAG gaGGCCTGCAAGGAACTCAGATCAAGCAGGCTCTTCTTAAAGCTACTTGAAGCCGTGCTCAAAACAGGCAATCGTATGAATGTTGGAACTAGCAGAGGAGGTGCTAGAGCATTTAAGCTTGATACCCTCCTTAAACTTGCTCATGTGAAAGGCACTGATGGGAAAACTACCTTACTCCACTTTGTTGTTCAAGAAATACTCCTGTCTGAGGGAATTAGAGTTTCAGATAGTATTATGGGGGTTGAACAGAGTAAAGAAGATTACAGAAGAATGGGTCTTGATCGTGTTTCTGGTCTGAGTACAGAACTCTCCAATGTGAAAGAGACAGCTACAATTGACTTGAATGTTCTTGCAAGCTCTGTCTCAACCCTATCAGATGGATTGGCCACACTGCAACATCTAGTACAAAAGGACTTGTGTATGGATGAACAAAATGGAAACTTTGTCAACTCAATGAGATCCTTCATAAATTATGCagagaaaattctgaaagacTTGCAGGGAGAAGAAGATAGGGTCCTAACACATGTCAAAGAAATTACTGAGTACTTTCATGGAGATGTGAGCAAACACGAAGACAACCCACTTCGGATATTTGTCATTGTGAGAGAATTTCTGGGCATGTTAGATCATGTTTGCAAAGAGCTTAGAAGCTCTTGA